The sequence CAGATCGCGCAGACGGCCGATGGATTTACGCACCAGTTGAATGGTGTAGTCGATCTCTTCTTCCGTGGTGAAACGCCCCAGGGAGAAACGGATCGAGCTGTGCGCCAATTCATCGCTCATGCCCAGCGCGCGCAGCACGTAGGACGGCTCGAGGCTGGCGGAGGTACAGGCTGAACCGGAAGAAACGGCCAGGTCTTTCAGCGCCATGATCAGCGATTCGCCTTCAACGTAGTTGAAGCTGACGTTCAGGATGTTCGGTGCGCCGTGCTCCAGATCGCCGTTCAGATACACTTCTTCCATATCTTTCACGCCGTTCCACAGACGATCGCGCAGGGTGCGCAGACGCGCCATCTCTTCGGTCATCTCTTCTTTGGCGATGCGGTAAGCTTCGCCCATGCCGACGATCTGGTGGACAGGCAGGGTGCCGGAACGCATGCCGCGCTCGTGACCGCCGCCGTGTACCTGCGCTTCGATGCGGATGCGCGGCTTGCGGCGCACGTACAGCGCGCCGATGCCTTTCGGGCCATAGATTTTGTGGCCGGAGAACGACATCAGATCGACTTTCAGCTTGCTCAGATCGATAGGCAGTTTGCCCACGCTCTGGGTGGCGTCAACGTGGTAGATGATACCGCGCGCGCGGCACATTTCGCCGATCGCTTCGATGTCCTGCACCACGCCGATTTCGTTATTGACGTGCATGATGGAGACCAGAATGGTGTCATCGCGCAGCGCCGCTTCGAGATCCTGCAGGCTGATGATGCCGTTGCTCTGCGGCGCCAGATAGGTCACTTCGAACCCTTCGCGCTCCAGCTGACGGCAGGTGTCCAGCACGGCTTTGTGTTCGGTTTTGCTGGTGATGATGTGCTTGCCTTTTTTCTGGTAGAAATTGGCAGCGCCTTTGATCGCCAGGTTGTCGGATTCGGTCGCCCCGGAGGTGAAGACGATTTCGCGCGGGTCGGCGCCCACCAGTTCGGCGATTTGGTTACGGGCGATGTCTACCGCCTCTTCCGCCTGCCAACCGAAACGGTGGGAACGGGAAGCCGGGTTGCCGAAAGTGCCGTCCAGGGTCAAAAACTGCATCATCTTCTCAGCAACGCGCGGGTCAACCGGCGTCGTTGCTGAGTAATCCAGATAAATCGGTAATTTCATTGCTCTTGTGCTCCGTACATCACTTCCAAAAACTAAAATAATTTCGCCAGCTGCTTATGCGCGCAGATTAACGTTGATAGTTTCTTGCGGACGACCGTTGGCCGTGCGGCGCGTATCGTTGTTTTGACGATCCGCCACCACCAGCACTTCCTGGTTGTTGACCAGTTCTGCCAGCGTAATGTTGTTCAGGAACCCGCTGATGCGCTCGCTCAGATCGCGCCACAGGGCGTGGGTCAAGCAGCGATCGCCGCCCTGACAGCCTTCTTTGCCCTGGCACCGGGTTGCATCTACCGATTCATCGACGGCAGTGATGACAGCGCCAACGGCGATCTCACCCGCGTCTTTACCCAGCAGATAACCACCGCCCGGGCCGCGCACGCTGGCCACCAGGCCATTCTTGCGCAGACGGGAGAATAATTGTTCCAGATAAGAGAGCGAAATACCCTGGCGTTCGGAAATGTCCGCCAGTGGCACCGGCCCTTCCTGGGAATGCAGCGCTACGTCGAGCATAGCGGTTACGGCATAACGGCCTTTGGATGTCAGTCTCATAGCTCAATGGTTACCTGTTGGTCAAATATGGCCGAAAGTCTGACATTCCTGAGTAAAACAGTCAACTATTTAACCTAGTAATTGACTCAAGTATTAGCACGTTTTGAACTTAGCAAGAACAAAGGTATATAAAATACATGTTATAACCTTTGGATAACTAATACTATTGTCACCCGCCGCTATGCCACATCAATTAATTACCTTGATGTTTATCCTGTTTCTCGATCGACGTCAGCATGCCGCGCAGGATATTCAGCTCCTGCCCTTCCGGGCGCGCGCGGGTGAACAGCCGACGCAGGCGGCTCATCACCTGGCCCGGATGGGACGGGCGAATAAAGCCGGTGCGCTGCAGCGTCTGCTCCAGGTGCTGATAGAAACGCTCGAGGTCATCCACCAGCGGGTACGGCGTCTCTTCCAGCTGCGGCGCGCCCGCCTGTTGGCGATCGAGGTAAGCCACGCGCACTTCATACGCCAGGATCTGCACCGCCATCGCCAGGTTCAGCGAGCTGTAGTCCGGGTTGGCCGGAATGGCGACGTGGTAGTGGCACTTCTGCAATTCATCGTTGGTCAGCCCGACGCGTTCGCGGCCGAACACCAGCGCCACCGGCGCGTGTTCGCCCTCGTGCACCGCGCGCACGCCGCATTCACGCGGCTCCAGCATCGGCCACGGCAAGGTGCGAGAACGGGCGCTGGTGCCCACCACCAGGCTACAGCCGGCGATGGCGTCATCGAGGGTGTCGACGATAGTGGCGTTGCCGATCACGTCACTGGCGCCGGCGGCCAGGGCGATGGCCTGAGAATCGGGTTTGATCAGCGGATTAACCAGATAAAGGTTGGTTAAACCCATGGTTTTCATGGCTCTGGCGGTCGAGCCCATGTTGCCGGTATGTGAAGTCTCTACCAGAACAATGCGGATATTGTGCAGCATACAAACTCTGAGCGTGGCGGAAAATCGCAGCATCTTAACACAGCCGTAGGCAATTTGCCGAACAGCTGCTATACTTCGCGCCGTTTCCTGTTCTTTAACATCCTAGTTGGAAGATACCCATGCATCCGATGCTGACTATCGCCGTGCGCGCTGCGCGCAAGGCCGGTAACCTGATTGCCAAAAACTACGAAACCCCGGACGCTGTAGAAGCGAGCCAGAAAGGGACCAATGACTTCGTCACCAACGTCGATCGCGATGCAGAGCATCTGATCATCGACGTCATCCGCAAGTCTTATCCGCAACACAGTATCGTGAGCGAAGAACGCGGTGAGCTGATCGGCGAAGATCGCGATGTGCAATGGGTGATCGATCCACTGGATGGCACTGCAAACTTCATCAAACGTTTCCCTCATTTCTCCGTTTCCATCGCCGTACGCATCAAAGGCCGTACTGAAGTGGCCGTGGTTTACGATCCGATGCGCAACGAACTGTTCACCGCCACTCGCGGCCAGGGCGCACAGCTCAACGGCTACCGCCTGCGCGGCACCAACGCCAAAGATCTGGATGGCACCATCCTGGCGACCGGCTTCCCGTTCAAGGTCAAACAGCACGCAACGCCTTACATCAACATCGTCGGCAAGCTGTTCACCCAGTGCGCAGACTTCCGCCGCACCGGTTCCGCGGCGCTGGATCTGGCCTATGTGGCCGCCGGCCGCGTAGACGGTTTCTTCGAAATCGGCCTGAAGCCGTGGGACTTCGCCGCGGGCGAACTGCTGGTGCGTGAAGCCGGCGGCCTGGTGACCGACTTCGTCGGCGGCCACAACCACTTCAGCTCCGGCAACGTGGTGGCAGGCAACCCGCGCGTAGTGAAAGCCATGCTGGCCACCATGCGTGAAGAACTGAGCGAAGCGCTGAAGCGTTAATCGCCAGAAGCGAATCGAAAAAAGCGCTGCCGATGCAGCGCTTTTTTTATGCCCGTTAGCGGGAGAAGGGACGGATGCCGCCGCCGAATTCCGGCTGCGCGCTGACGTACAGCAACAGCCCGGCGGCCAGCAGGATCAGGCCGCCGGCCAGCGCCAACGCCCCCCAGGCCACCGCGCTCCAGGCGGCGGGCGCGCGCGAACGGCTGAGGCGCACCGCCAGCCGGCGGCTGTAATGTACCAGCAGCGCCAGCATCGAGATGGTCAACGAGGTGCCGAACGCCATCGCCAGCGCGGAGATCACTCCCCAGCCGAACACGCCGATCACTTTGGAGAACAGCAGCACCAAAATCGCCCCCGAACAGGGGCGCATGCCCATCGCCAGCACGATGGCGGCCTGAGTGCGCCAGTCGCTTCCCGCCTGCAGCTCGCTGTCGCTCGGCAGATGCCGGTGGCCGCAGCCGCAATTGGCGCTGTGCACATGATCCGCCGCCAGCGGCGTCAGGCTGTTGATGCGCAGCGCCGGCGCCGGGCGCATCGCCTTGATCGCCGCAAACAGGCGTTTCAGCGCGCGCCAACTCAGCAGCACGCCAAGCAGCATCACCAGAATAAAGCTGCCCTTCTCCAGCCAGAAACTGCTTTGGTGCAGCTGGCGCGAAGAGAGCTGCAATACCACCAGCATCAGCGTGACCAGCGCGATCGCTACCCCACCCTGCACCAGCGAGGCGGCGAAGGTCAGCTTCAGGCTGCTTTTCAGCCGCGCCGGATGGGTAGCCAGGTAGGTGGCGATCACCACTTTGCCGTGGCCGGGGCCGAGCGCATGCAAGACGCCATAGCCAAGGCTGAACAGCATCAGCGCCAGCCCGGCCTGCTGCGGCGCGGCCTTCACCTGCTGCAACAGCCCCGCCATCTGCTGGTGCAGCGCTTTTTGCCACACCACGCTCTGCATCAGCAACTGCGGCCAATAGTGCCACGCCAGCAGCGCGGCGGCCGCCAGCGCCAGCGTGAACGGCAGCAGCGGCCACAGGCCGAAGGCCCAGTGGCGCCGGCTCGTCGTCGGTTGCGAGAGATTTAACGACATTGCAGCGTCACCCGCTGGGCGAACTGCTGCCCCAGCGCCAGGTCTTCACCGGGCGAGTCGTTCTTGTCGAGCGACAGCGCATAGGCCTGCAGCGACGCATTCGGCTTCGGCGTCATCAGCTTGTAGCTGCACAGCTGCGCCATCTCCGGCGGCAGATGCAGCGCATTTTGGTCTTTATAGGTCATATCCACGAAATAAGTCGGATCGTAAGTAGAAAGTTCGAACGGCTTGCCCGCCAGCGGCTGTGGCTCGGCCAACGGCAGCACGAACTCCAGCACCGCCTGATTGCCCTGGCGCGACAGGTGATATTCGCTGGGCAAGTTCAGGTATTTCACCGGCTTGCCGTCGCGGTAAAGATCGGTGAAATAGTGCTGCCCCAGCACGTTGGCCATCACTTCCGCCGCCAGCTTTTTCCACACTTCCGAATCGCTCTTGGCGTTTTTCGCATCGTAGAGCAGATCCGCCGAGGTGATTTCATCCATCACCCACACCATTTTCAGGCCGACCAGCCGCTGGTCTTTGGCGACGAAGGTGGTATTCATGTCGATAAAGCTGTGCGGATGAGCGAACGCACCGGCGCTGAACACGGCGCCGAAGGCAGCCAAAAGACGACGTAACTTCATCATTATCCTGTCTTACCTGCATTTGTTATAACGTAACACAAATAGATGCCTAACGGCCCGCCTCTCCCGGCGATATTTGTGACGAAAGTTGTAAGCCGAAGTAAAAGCCGCGCGGTAATCCTGCCGTCACAAAGCCTTTTGCTATGCTTAGGCATAATCGCAACCTTTTATGCCGGAAGGTGATAATGAGCCTGGACACCTCTCCCGTGCCCGAGCTCTCCGGACAACAACGGCGCTGCCATCTGCTGCTGATGCTGTACACGCCGGAGCCCGAGTTACAGCTGGAGACCCTAAGCCGAATCAACGGCGTCGCCCCCCCGATAACCCGGCAAGATATAGCCGAGGTGGCCAGTGAAATCCAGCGTTTCCATCACCTGGAGATCGCCGTCGATCCCGATCGTGGCTACCAACTGCGGGGCAGCGCGCTCGACCAACGCCTGTGCCTGATCCACTGGCTGCGGCGGGCTCTGCGCTGCAGCCCGCGGTTTGTCGAAGGCGATTTCGCCCCGCGCCTGCGGCAAGCGCTGGCGACCGATGCCGCCCCGGCGTCTGCGCTGACAGAGGCGATCGACGCCTGCGAGCCGCTGCTCAGCCGCCACTTCGATGCGCGCGACCGCCAATTCCTGCAGCATTACCTGCTCTACTGCGCCTGGCAAAATCGCCTGCAGCAGCATCCGCGTTTCGACGCGGTTCAACGCGACTGGCTGCGGAAAAAGCCGGAACAGCAAGCCGCCGCCTGGCTGCATCAGGCCTGCAACCGGCTGTTTAACCAGCCGCCGCAGGCAGACGAGCGCGATTTTTTGGCGCTCACCTTCACCATGTTGAAAAATCACAGCTACCACAGCAACGACTCAGCGCAAGAGCGGAGATTGATGGCGGCGATCGACAGCATGGTCGAGCGCTTCCAGCAACTTTCCGGCATGACCTTCAGCAGCAAGGCGGAGCTGGTCAGCCAGCTGTTCGCCCATCTGGCGCCGGCGCTGGAGCGCTGCCGTTTCGCCATCGGCATCGACAATATGCTGCTGGAAGAAGTGGTGCGCAAATACCCGCGGCTGATGCGCACCACGCAGGAAGCGTTGAAACCGCTGGAGCAGGAGTACGGCGTGCATTTTTCCAACGAGGAGGCGGGTCTGGTGGCCATCAGCTTCGGCGCCTGGCTGATGCAGGACAACGCGCTGCAGGAAAAGCAGGTGCTGCTGCTGACGCTGGACAACCCGCAGTTGGAAGAGGAAGTGGAATATCAGATCCGCGAGCTCACGCTGTTGCCGCTGAACATCAAGTACCTGCCGCTGAGCGACTATCTGCGCGGCGGAGCGCCGCAGGGCATCACGCTGGTGATCACCCCTTATGCGGCGGTGCACAGCGATCCGCACCCGCCGCTGGTCTATACCGAACTGCCGCTGGAAACCCGGCAGCGCCAGGCGATCCGCGCGCTGCTGGAGGCCCCTTAATCAGCGGCTGACGCTGACCGCCGGCGGCCGGATGAACAAGGCCGGCACCGCGACCGCCGCCATCACCCAGAATACCCCGCCCTGCCAATGTTCGAACAGGAACCCGGCAATGACCGTCATGACGGCGATGCCGCCGCCCATCGCCAGCGCCGAATACACCGCCTGCAGTTGGATCACCTCTTGCCCCTGACGCGCAGCGATAAAGCGCATCGCCGCCAAATGGCAGACGGTGAAAGTGCCGCAGTGCAGGATCTGGATCAGCAGCAGCCAGCCCAGCTCGGTGCTGTAGGCCATCAGGCTCCAGCGCAACACGCCGCAGCAGGCGGAGAGCAACAGCAGGTTGCGCGCATTCCAGCGGCGGAACAGCACGTTGCTGCTGGCGAAAATAATCACCTCCGCCACCACGCCCAGCGACCACAGATAGCCGATGGTCGAGGCCGAATAGCCCGCCTCCTGCCAGTAAATGGAGCCGAAGCTGTAGTAGCCGGCGTGCGCCCCTTGCAGCAGCGTGACGCACAGCAGGAAGCGCCAGACCGGCCCTTCTTTCAGCAGCGCCCACAGCGAACGTTCGGTTCCGCTGTGCGTGCGCGCTTCGCCCTGCGGCATGACGCTCGGCTTCAACAGCATGCCCAGCAGCATCGCCAGCACGCTGAAGATCAGGCTGTAGAGAATGGCGTTATGGCCCCACACCGCCACCAGTTGCCCGGTCAGCGCCGAGCCGATGACGAACGCCAGCGAGCCCCACAGCCGCACCCGGCCGTAGTCCATACGGATCTGCTTTTGCCAGGTGGCGGCCAACGCGTCGGTCAGCGGCACCAGCGGCGAGAAGAACAGGTTGAAACCCGCTATCACCAGCATCAGCCAACCCCAGCCGTTGCCGAAACAGAAACCGACCGCAAAGGCCAGGGTCAGCAGCGCCAGCAGGCGCAGGGCAGAGACTAAATGAGAGGGATCTTTAACGCGGGGCGCAATCAGTAAGCTGCCGAGGAAGCGAGCCACCAAGCCGGCGCCGAGCAGCATGCCGATAGTTTCGGGCGCGATGCCCTCGCCTTTCAGCCACACGCCCCAGAACGGTAAGAAGATGCCATAGGAAAAGAAGTAGGTGAAATAACTGAGCGCGAGCCAACGCGTGGATTGCAGAACCATGATCCCTCCGGAGTGAGGGCAATACTTTGACAGAGCTCACACCGCCCCGCAATCTTCATTCCACTTCAATGCGTTAGAGTGCCAGACAGCTCACAGTTTGCCGCGAGTGGCCACAAAAAAACCCGCCGCAGCGGGTTTTGTCGGGCGAAAGCGGGATTACGCGTAAACCGGCAGGCGGGCGCAGATATCCAGCACTTTCTTCTTGGTGCGTTCGATGGTGGCTTCATCGTTGATGTTGTCCAGCACATCACAGATCCAACCGGCCAGTTCGCGCACGTCGGCTTCTTTGAAGCCGCGACGGGTGACGGCCGGGGTGCCGATACGCACGCCGGAGGTGACGAACGGGCTTTTCGGATCGTTCGGCACGCTGTTTTTGTTGACGGTGATGTTGGCGCGGCCCAGGGCGGCGTCCGCTTCTTTACCGGTCAGGTTTTTGTCGACCAGATCCAGCAGGAACAGGTGGTTATGGGTGCCGCCGGAGACCACTTTGTAGCCGCGCTGCAGGAACACTTCCACCATCGCCTTGGCGTTGACCGCCACTTGCTGCTGGTAAACCTTGAACTCAGGCTCCATCGCTTCTTTCAGCGCCACCGCCTTGCCGGCGATCACGTGCATCAGCGGGCCACCCTGGCCGCCAGGGAACACGGCGGAGTTCAGCTTCTTGTACAGCTCTTCGTCGCCGCCCTTCGCCAGGATCAGGCCGCCGCGCGGGCCCGCCAGGGTTTTGTGGGTGGTGGTGGTGACGATGTGCGCGTGCGGTACCGGGTTCGGGTAGACGCCGGCGGCGATCAGGCCCGCCACGTGCGCCATGTCGACGAACAGGTAAGCGCCGATGCTGTCAGCGATTTCGCGCATTTTGGCCCAGTCAACCACGCCGGAGTATGCGGAGAAGCCGCCGATGATCATTTTCGGCTTGTGGGTTTGCGCCTGCTTGGCCAGATCGTCATAGTCGATTTGGCCTTTGTCGTCGATGCCGTAAGGCACCACGTTATACAGTTTGCCGGACAGGTTGACCGGGGAACCGTGGGTCAGGTGGCCGCCGTGCGCCAGGTTCATGCCCAGAATGGTGTCGCCCGGCTGCAGCAGCGCGGTGTACACGGCGAAGTTAGCCTGGGAGCCGGAGTGCGGCTGCACGTTGGCGTAATCGGCGCCGAACAATTCTTTGGCGCGATCGATAGCCAGCTGCTCAACGATATCCACGTATTCGCAGCCGCCGTAGTAACGCTTGCCCGGATAGCCTTCAGCGTATTTGTTGGTCAGCTGGGAACCCTGAGCCTGCATCACGCGCGGGCTGGTGTAGTTCTCAGACGCGATCAGCTCGATGTGCTCTTCCTGACGCACCACTTCCTGCTCCATGGCACGCCACAGTTCCGCATCGTAATCGGCAATGTTCATTTCACGCTTTAACATCCGGCATCTCCTGACTTAAATCAGCTAACTAAAAAATCACCAAATAACTACCCGTTTGGGTTCTGGGCCACAGTGTAAACCGTTTCGCCCCACCGAAGATAGGTCTTGACAGAGGTTTTTACGCAAACGATTGGCATGAGGTGGCGCAAGGCTTTGATCCGCTAAACGCCGCCGTTTATCAACGGACATTTCCTCATGCGAACGATGCGCTTTTTTCATGTTCTGTGAGCGCGATCGACGCCCGAAGAACACCGCAACGAAAACAAGGGTATTTACAAGCGACGCGGAACCCAATAAGATGCATTTAAAATACATCATTACAATTATCGTCAAGATCCCAACCCAAGGAGCGCTTCCATGCTGGATAGCCAAACCATCGCCACCGTGAAATCCACCATTCCCCTGCTGGCTGCGACCGGGCCGAAGCTGACCGCCCACTTTTACGATCGCATGTTCGCGCACAACCCGGAATTGAAAGACATTTTCAACATGAGCAACCAGCGCAACGGCGATCAGCGTCAGGCGCTGTTCGACGCCATCTGCGCCTATGCCGCCAACATCGAGAACCTGGCGGCGCTGCTGCCGGCGGTGGAGCGCATCGCGCAGAAGCACACCAGCTTCAATATCCAGCCGGAGCAGTACAACATCGTCGGCGGTCACCTGCTGGCGACCCTGGACGAAATGTTCAGCCCGGGTCAGGAAGTCCTGGACGCCTGGGGCAAGGCCTACGGCGTGCTGGCCAACGTATTTATCCAGCGTGAAGAACAGATTTATCAGCAGAGTGAAACCGACAACGGCGGCTGGCGCGATCTGCGCGCGTTCCGCATCCTGAAGAAACAGCCGCAGAGCGACGTGATCTGCAGTTTCGTGCTGGCGCCGGTGGACGGCGGCCGGGTGGCGGACTTCAAACCGGGGCAGTATCTGGCGGTCTACATCAAGCACGACAGCCTGGAACATCAGGAAATTCGCCAGTACTCGCTGACCACCTCGCCGAACGGCGAGTTCTACCGCATCGCGGTGAAGCGCGAAGATCAGGGGAAAGTGTCCAACTACCTGCACCAGCAGGCGCAGGAAGGCGACGTGATCTACATCGCCCCGCCGCACGGCGACTTCTTCCTCGACGTGGCGCCGACCACGCCGGTGGCGCTGATCTCCGCCGGCGTCGGCCAAACCCCGATGCTCGGCATGCTCAACACCCTGCACGACAGCCAGCATCAGGCGCAGGTCCACTGGCTGCACGCGGCGGAAAACGGCGGCGTGCACGCCTTTGCCGATGAAGTGGCGGATATTGCCGGGCGCATGCCGAATCTGAGCCGCCATGTGTGGTACCGCGAGCCGGGCGCCGATGACGTGGAAGGCCGCGACTACCACAGCCGCGGATTGATGGATTTGAGCGCGCTGCAAGGCAGCCTGGCCGATCCGCAGATGCACTATTACTTCTGCGGCCCGGTGGCCTTCATGCAGTTCGTGGGCAAACAGCTGCTGGAAATGGGCGTAGAGGCCGAACGCATCCACTACGAATGCTTCGGCCCGCATAAGGTGCTGTAATGCTTGCGGAGCGCGGCCGTCAGACCGCGCTCCCTCTTCATTTCGCCTGCAGTTGGCGCGCGTCCTGCACCTGCTGCACCGTCACCGGCGCCGCCTGGTTGCCCCAGCTTCCCCGCAGATAGCTCATCAGATCCGCCGCCTGCCGATCGTTCAACGCCCAGCCGTAAGCCGGCATGTCGAACGCCATCGCCTGCTGCGTGATCGGCGTATGCGTCCCCTCCAGCACCACCCGCAGCGCGGTCAGCGGATTGTCCGCCGTTACCGTGGCATTGCCCGCCAGCGCCGGAATGGCGAAGTCGGTGCCCTCCCCCTTGTTGCCGTGGCAGGTCGAGCAGTACATCGCGTAGGTCGCCTTGCCGCCCGGGTTATCCGCCTGCGCGGCAGGCGCAGCGGCTTTGGCGGCGGTTTCCGGCGCCAGGCTGCGCAGGTACACCGCGATGGCGTTCAGATCGCCGTCGCTGAGGTACTGCGTGCTGTGGGTCACCACCTCGCTCATCGGCCCGGCGACCGCCGCATGGCGGCTGCGGCCGGTTTTCAGCAGTGCCGTCACCTCTTCCGGCGGCAGGCCGCGCAGATTGGAGGCGTACCAGCCGTCCAGCTCGGCACCGCTCAGGAACACCGGCTCCTTACCGTCCAGCCCCTTCTCCTGCATCGCCCAGCCGCGCGGCGTGTGGCAGCTGCCGCAATGGCCCGCGCCCTGCACCAGGTAGGCGCCGCGGTTCCACTCGGCGCTTTGCTGCGGATCCGCCTGATACGGCTGGTCGTCGTGGAACAGCTGGTTCCACACCGCCAGCGGCCAGCGCATCGACAGCGGCCAGCTGATGTCGCTGGCGCGGTTGGCCACGTTCTGCGCCGGCACCTCATTCATCAGATAGTCATACAGCGCGCGCATGTCTTCCGCGCTCATTTTGGCGTACGAGGTGTACGGCATCGCCGGGTAGAGCCGGTGGCCGTCTTTGGCTACCCCCTGGCGCATGGCGCGATCGAACTCTTCGAACGAATAGGCGCCGATGCCGTGCAGCTTGTCCGGCGTGATGTTGGTGGCGTAGATAGCCCCGAGCGGCGTCGGGAACTTCATGCCACCCGCCAATTCGGCGCCGCCCGGCGCGGTGTGGCAGGCGGTGCAGTCACCGGCTTTGGCGACGTATTCCCCGGCCGACATCGCCTGGGCCGAGCCGCCTGCCGCCAGCAGGCTCAACAGGTACAGCGA comes from Serratia sarumanii and encodes:
- a CDS encoding c-type cytochrome — its product is MSLRSLYLLSLLAAGGSAQAMSAGEYVAKAGDCTACHTAPGGAELAGGMKFPTPLGAIYATNITPDKLHGIGAYSFEEFDRAMRQGVAKDGHRLYPAMPYTSYAKMSAEDMRALYDYLMNEVPAQNVANRASDISWPLSMRWPLAVWNQLFHDDQPYQADPQQSAEWNRGAYLVQGAGHCGSCHTPRGWAMQEKGLDGKEPVFLSGAELDGWYASNLRGLPPEEVTALLKTGRSRHAAVAGPMSEVVTHSTQYLSDGDLNAIAVYLRSLAPETAAKAAAPAAQADNPGGKATYAMYCSTCHGNKGEGTDFAIPALAGNATVTADNPLTALRVVLEGTHTPITQQAMAFDMPAYGWALNDRQAADLMSYLRGSWGNQAAPVTVQQVQDARQLQAK